From the genome of Haloarcula taiwanensis:
TCGTAGAGGCTTGCCGCCATTTTCCCGCTGAGGTGGTAGTACATGAAATACGTCGACACCCCGAACATGAGCGCCAGAAAGAGCACCGCAGGATTGATTACGAGGCCCACCGCCGTCAGGACGACTGTCAGGCCTCCAAACACCACTGCGATTCCCTTGGTGAGCCCATCGTACTGCACGCGTTCTTCTTCGGTCCACAGACCTGTAAGCGTCCCGCCTCTCGCCTGTCAATCAGTTCGCTCTCGGACTCTATAGCGGACACGTTCCAGAAGAACCAAGAGCAAAACAGCGAACATGCACCCGATATCGACACCGCACGGACTGACAGGACTGATTTGGCAAAACCGCACTAGGGCGGAGGGTCTGACACAGTCTTATAACCTCCCCACGTACCGTTAGTGAGCGGCTGTCACAACGCGCAAACCCCCGCCTGTTTCTACTGGATATCTCGGTCACGTCTGGTGGTTCACGAGGACGGGTTTTCACTTTCACCTCGGTCTAGACAGTATTAAGAAGAATCGACGGCATCTATTCCGTTGTACGCGGCTATCGTTTCACGCGTCACCAGCACAGTTCGTCGAGCACCGTAGCCGCGACTCCGGAGCTTGCTACGGCCGCCACCGAATCGCAGACAAGAAGGATTAAACGCTATCGATGAATACGTATTCGCCGCCAGAAATGACAGGATCACGGGTAGCTACGACGAGGGGTATCGACCGACAGACGGCCGCTGTCGGGAGGAGGAGCGGGCGATGAGTAACAGCGACCTTTCCGCCGACGAGATCACGCTCCCGATCAAACGTACCGACGGTGACACGATCGAAGAGCGACTCACAGGCAACGCCTACCACAACATTCTCCCGGCTCGCTACCTCCGGAAGGATGCCAACGGTGACCTCATCGAGGAACCCGAAGACCTCTTCGACCGCGTCGCCAAGAACATCGCGCTCGCCGAAGCAGTGTTCGAGGCCAACAAGCAAGACATCGACGTATACGTCTCGCCGGACCAGTTGAAGCCCGACCACCCGCGCCGCGACGAGCTCGCCGACGAGGTGTTCGGCAAGGGCACGTCGGTCGACGACGATGTCGAGACCGAACTCTCTGTTTACAACGTCAACAAGTTCGCTTACGAGACGATTGTGCCGGAACTGCCCGAGGGCGTCCGCGAGCATGTCGAAGCAACCGCCGACGCCTTCCAGGAGCAGATGGAACAGCTTTCCTTTATGCCGAACTCGCCGACGCTGATGAACGCCGGCGACGAACTCCAGCAGCTCTCCGCCTGTTTCGTCGACTCACCAGCTGACGACATCGACGACATCCACCAGACCGCCAAGGAGGCCGCACAGGTCTTCCAGTCCGGCGGTGGCATGGGCTATGCGTTCTGGAAGCTCCGCCCGTACGGCGACCCCGTCGGCTCCACCGGCGGCATCGCGTCCGGCCCCATCACGTTCATGCGGACCTACGACCAGATGTGCGAGACCATCGCGCAGGGCGGGGCTCGCCGCGGCGCACAGATGGGCGTCATGCGCGTCTCCCACCCGGATGTCATCCAGTTCATCCACGCCAAGAACAAGGACGTCTCGCTGGCCGAGACACTCCGCCTGAACGACCCGGACGACTTCACGCACAACTCCTTTGCCGAGGCCCTGGAAGAAGCACGGGAACTCATTGACGACGACGGAAAGGTGCCAAAGCACCTCCGCAACGCCGTCGAGGGCCACCTCTCGAACTTCAACATCTCCGTCGGGGTCACTGACGACTTCATGGAGGCGCTGAAAGCCGGCGAAGAATTCACCTTCACCAATCCACGAACGGGCGACGCCCACATCGTCACCGAGGAGACGAAAGAACTGTACGACATGTTCGGCCTCGGCGAGCACGTCGAGGTCGGCGAGGAGCTCTCGATTCCGGCCGAGGAACTCTGGGACGACATCGTCGAGGGCGCTCACGAGAACGGCGAGCCCGGTGTCATCTATCTCGAACGGGTGAACAAGCAACACTCCTTCGACGTCGAGGAACACCCCGACCACGAGATTCTCGCCACGAACCCGTGTGGCGAACAGCCCCTCGAAGAGTACGAGGCCTGCAACCTCGGGCACATCAACCTCTCGACGCTGGCTGCCACGGACGCGCCGGACTGGCGCGTCTGGTCGGACCGTCACGCTGACGAATACGACTCGATTGAAGCGGCTATCGACGCGTTCCTCGAGGAAGCGATCGACTGGGACGAGTTCGACCGACGCATCGAACTCGGCACCCGCTTCCTCGAAAACGTCGTTACGATGTCCGACTTCCCGGTCGAGAAGATCGAGCAGAAGGTCCGGGAGATGCGCAAGATTGGCCTCGGTATCATGGGCCTCGCACAGCTGTACATCCAGCTCGGCGTCGCCTACGGGACCGAGGAGGCAAACGAGATCGCCCGCCAGACGATGCGCCACATCAACCACGGGTCCAAGGCTGCGAGCCACGAGCTTGCGACCGAGCGCGGCACCTTCGAGGAGTGGGACAACTCTAAGTACGCGAACCCGA
Proteins encoded in this window:
- a CDS encoding ribonucleoside-diphosphate reductase, adenosylcobalamin-dependent — translated: MSNSDLSADEITLPIKRTDGDTIEERLTGNAYHNILPARYLRKDANGDLIEEPEDLFDRVAKNIALAEAVFEANKQDIDVYVSPDQLKPDHPRRDELADEVFGKGTSVDDDVETELSVYNVNKFAYETIVPELPEGVREHVEATADAFQEQMEQLSFMPNSPTLMNAGDELQQLSACFVDSPADDIDDIHQTAKEAAQVFQSGGGMGYAFWKLRPYGDPVGSTGGIASGPITFMRTYDQMCETIAQGGARRGAQMGVMRVSHPDVIQFIHAKNKDVSLAETLRLNDPDDFTHNSFAEALEEARELIDDDGKVPKHLRNAVEGHLSNFNISVGVTDDFMEALKAGEEFTFTNPRTGDAHIVTEETKELYDMFGLGEHVEVGEELSIPAEELWDDIVEGAHENGEPGVIYLERVNKQHSFDVEEHPDHEILATNPCGEQPLEEYEACNLGHINLSTLAATDAPDWRVWSDRHADEYDSIEAAIDAFLEEAIDWDEFDRRIELGTRFLENVVTMSDFPVEKIEQKVREMRKIGLGIMGLAQLYIQLGVAYGTEEANEIARQTMRHINHGSKAASHELATERGTFEEWDNSKYANPTDYPDWFEKQTGEDAEDWADGYPIRNHNTTTIAPTGTTSMIGNTTGGCEPIYNVAYYKNVSDDVQGDEMLVEFDDYFLRALEDNDIDVEAVKQEAQEQMANNEFDGVDGLTTVPDAIGELFVTTGDLSAKQHAGIQVACQEGVDSAISKTVNAPNDSTTEDAAEVFEYIYDHGGKGVTYYRDGTRSKQVLTTRAQNTEFSDMDAEEVVAQIEEVFGGIEGFLEDEAVQAALDDSVEEILSVADGDTDAEFAKKQTRPDVLHGVTQRIDTGYGKLYVNINEDPEADRPFELFANIGNSGGFTASFTEALAKTISTALRSGVDPEEIADELQGIRSPKVAWDKGEQIQSIPDAIGTALRRYLDGDVDKAYPDQTTLEETAEKAEGETEPATQTQTDGGAAAAADTSGDQQDIIDAGESPECPDCGSLSLYYSEGCKTCESCGWSEC